TCATCTCCCTGGCGCCGGAGGTCCTGTGAGCACGGGAGGGGCCATGGAGGCCGCGTCGAAGGTGCGGATCCGGAAGAACGACATCGTCAAGGTGATCGCCGGCCGGGAGAAGGGAAAGGTCGGGAGGGTGCTGAAGGTCGACCGGGACAAGGGCCGGATCTTCATCGAGAAGATCAACATGGTGAAGCGGCACATCAAGCCCGGGAAGACCCACCCCCAGGGGGGGATCGTGGAGAAGGAGGCGGCCATGGCCTTTTCCAACGTCCTCATCATGTGCGACAAGTGCAACAAGCCGACCCGGATCGGAAGCGCCGTGGACGGCTCCGGCGGGAGAAGCCGCGTCTGCAAACGGTGCGGCGACGTTCTGGAAGCGAAGAAAAAGTAAAGGATACCTCCGCCGACGCGGCGGATGGGGGTGATCGGAAATGGCGAGACTGCAGGACCACTACAGGAAGGACGTAGTCCCGAGGCTGCGGGAGAAGTTCGGGTACCGCAACGTCATGCAGGTGCCCCGTCTCTCCAAGGTCATCGTGAACATGGGGCTGGGCGACGCGATCGAGAACATCAAGGTCATCGACTCCGCCGCCGAGGAGATCGGCGTGATCACCGGCCAGCGGCCCGTGGTCACCAAGGCGAGGAAGAGCATCGCCAATTTCAAGCTCCGCGAGGGAGTCCCCATCGGCGTCATGGTCACGCTGCGGCGCGACCGGATGTACCACTTCCTCGACAAGCTGATGGCGATCGCACTGCCGCGCGTCCGGGACTTCAAGGGGGTCTCCCCGAAAGGGTTCGACGGCCGCGGGAACTACACCCTCGGGGTGAGGGAGCAGATCATCTTTCCCGAGGTCAACTACGACAAGATCGACAAGATCCGCGGGATGAACGTGACCATCGTGACGACCGCGCGGACCGACGAGGAAGGGCTGGAACTGCTGAAACTCCTGGGGATGCCGTTCCGGGCGTAAGCCCAGGAGGAAGAGAGGAGAGCAGACGTTGGCGAAGAAATCGATCATGGCCAAGGCGAGTCGGACGCCGAAGTTCAAGGTCCGGAAGTACAATCGGTGTCCCCGCTGCGGCCGGCCGCGCGCTTTTTACAGGAAGTTCCAGCTCTGCCGGATCTGCCTCCGGGAACTCGCCCTTCGCGGCGAGCTCCCCGGCGTGGTCAAGGCGAGCTGGTAGGGGGGGCCATGGCGATCAACGACCACATCTCGAACCTTCTTGCGAGGCTGCGCAACGCGCAGCTCGCGCGCTTCGAACAGCTGGAGATCCCCGCGACCTCCGTCCTCCAGAACATCGTCCAGATCCTGAAGGAGGAAGGGTTCATCAAGGGGTACCGGGTCGTCAGCGAACAGAACGCGAACCGGCTCCGGATCGCCTTGAAGGCGTCGCCCGACACCGGTTACGCCATCAAGGGAATGCGCCGGGTGAGCCGCCCGGGCCGTCGGGTCTACGTCGGGAAGGACGACATCCCGACCGTGAAGAACGGGTTCGGCGTCGCGATCGTCTCCACGTCGAAAGGGGTCATGACGGGAGAGAAGGCGAAGAAGCTGTCGATCGGCGGGGAACTGCTCTGCGAGGTCTGGTAGGCGGGTTTCCCGGTCTCTCACACGGAGGAGCGAAGCGATGTCGAGAATAGGCAAGAAGCCGGTGGTCCTGCCCGCCGGAGTGAAGGTCGAGGTCGGGGACGGCTCGGTGACCGTCACCGGGAAGAAGGGCACGCTCGCCCGCAGGATCCCGGCGCAGGTGGCCGTTGCGATTGCGGACGGAAAGGCGACGGTTACCCTCGCCGACGCCGACGCCGCCAACCTCTACGGCATGTACCGGACGCTCCTGTCGAACATGGTGCACGGGGTGACGGAAGGATTCACGAAGACCCTCGAGATCGTCGGAGTCGGGTACAAGGCCGAGGCGAAGTCCGGCGGTCTCCAGCTCGCGCTGGGCTATTCGCACCCGGTCGTCTTCCCGCTTCCCAAGGGTGTGACCGCCGAGGTCGAGGCGAACACGGTCATCAAGGTGAGCGGGACCGACAAGGAGCTGGTCGGGGAAACCGCCGCCAGGATCCGGATGCTCCGGAAGCCGGACGCGTACAAGAACAAGGGGATCCGCTACCGCGGCGAGCGGTTGATCAAGAAAGTCGGGAAGGCCGCAGGGAAGTAACGGACAGCTTCGCAATTCCCGGGACGGGGAACGGAAAGCCATGAGCCAGAAGAGCCAGAAGGACATCGCACGACAGAACAGAAAGACCCGGATCCGGAAACGGATCTTCGGCACCGAGCAGAAGCCGCGGTTGTCGGTATTCCGGAGCGCCAAGCACATCTACGCGCAGCTCGTGATCGACTCCACCGGGTCCACCATCCTCGCCGCCTCCACCCTTTCGCCCGAGATCCGGGCCGAGATCGGGGAGCTCGACAAGAGCGACGCCGCGAAGAAGGTGGGACAGTGGATCGGAAAGAAGGCGGTCGAGAAGAACATCCACCAGGTGGTGTTCGACCGGAACGGGTTCCTGTATCACGGCCGCGTGAAGGCGCTGGCGGACGGCGCGCGGGAGTCCGGACTGAAGTTTTGAAGGCGAACGAACACTTTCCAGCGGGCACGGGAGGAAGGGCTTGAAAAGAGTGAATCCGGAAGGGCTCGAGTTGAAGGACCGTGTGGTGCACATCAGCCGGGTCGCAAAGGTCGTGAAGGGCGGCCGGCGCTTTTCCTTCAGCGCGGTCGTCGTGGTCGGCGACGCCAACGGCCACGTGGGAACGGGCCTGGGAAAGGCCAACGAGGTTCCCGACGCGATCCGGAAGGCGGTCCAGAACGCGAAACGGGCCCTGATCAAGGTGCCCCTCGTGAACGGGACGGTCCCGCACGAGGTCACGGGGGAGTTCGGCGCGAGCAAGGTCATCATCCGGCCGGCTTCGCCCGGAACCGGCGTGATCGCCGGCGGCGGCGTGCGGGCCGTGATCGAGTCGAGCGGGATCACGAACATCCTCACGAAATCGCTGGGCAGCAACAACCCGCACAATCTCGTGAAGGCGGCCATCGACGGCCTTGCGCAGCTGCGCACCATGGAGCAGATGATCGGCGTCCGGGGGCCGAGGGAGGAAGGGGCGACGGCATGAGCGTACGGCTGCGCATCACGCTGGTCAAAGGTCTGAGCGGCAGGACCGAGTACCACCGGAAGGTCGTGCGGGGACTCGGTCTCACCCGAACGAACCGGGCGGTCCTTCGGCAGGACACCCCGGAGATCCGGGGAAT
This sequence is a window from Deltaproteobacteria bacterium. Protein-coding genes within it:
- the rpsH gene encoding 30S ribosomal protein S8, which produces MAINDHISNLLARLRNAQLARFEQLEIPATSVLQNIVQILKEEGFIKGYRVVSEQNANRLRIALKASPDTGYAIKGMRRVSRPGRRVYVGKDDIPTVKNGFGVAIVSTSKGVMTGEKAKKLSIGGELLCEVW
- a CDS encoding 50S ribosomal protein L24 produces the protein MEAASKVRIRKNDIVKVIAGREKGKVGRVLKVDRDKGRIFIEKINMVKRHIKPGKTHPQGGIVEKEAAMAFSNVLIMCDKCNKPTRIGSAVDGSGGRSRVCKRCGDVLEAKKK
- the rplF gene encoding 50S ribosomal protein L6 is translated as MSRIGKKPVVLPAGVKVEVGDGSVTVTGKKGTLARRIPAQVAVAIADGKATVTLADADAANLYGMYRTLLSNMVHGVTEGFTKTLEIVGVGYKAEAKSGGLQLALGYSHPVVFPLPKGVTAEVEANTVIKVSGTDKELVGETAARIRMLRKPDAYKNKGIRYRGERLIKKVGKAAGK
- the rplE gene encoding 50S ribosomal protein L5 codes for the protein MARLQDHYRKDVVPRLREKFGYRNVMQVPRLSKVIVNMGLGDAIENIKVIDSAAEEIGVITGQRPVVTKARKSIANFKLREGVPIGVMVTLRRDRMYHFLDKLMAIALPRVRDFKGVSPKGFDGRGNYTLGVREQIIFPEVNYDKIDKIRGMNVTIVTTARTDEEGLELLKLLGMPFRA
- the rpmD gene encoding 50S ribosomal protein L30; translated protein: MSVRLRITLVKGLSGRTEYHRKVVRGLGLTRTNRAVLRQDTPEIRGMVEKVKFLVRLEEVGDTT
- the rpsE gene encoding 30S ribosomal protein S5; protein product: MKRVNPEGLELKDRVVHISRVAKVVKGGRRFSFSAVVVVGDANGHVGTGLGKANEVPDAIRKAVQNAKRALIKVPLVNGTVPHEVTGEFGASKVIIRPASPGTGVIAGGGVRAVIESSGITNILTKSLGSNNPHNLVKAAIDGLAQLRTMEQMIGVRGPREEGATA
- a CDS encoding 50S ribosomal protein L18, coding for MSQKSQKDIARQNRKTRIRKRIFGTEQKPRLSVFRSAKHIYAQLVIDSTGSTILAASTLSPEIRAEIGELDKSDAAKKVGQWIGKKAVEKNIHQVVFDRNGFLYHGRVKALADGARESGLKF
- a CDS encoding type Z 30S ribosomal protein S14 — its product is MAKKSIMAKASRTPKFKVRKYNRCPRCGRPRAFYRKFQLCRICLRELALRGELPGVVKASW